A DNA window from Candidatus Stygibacter australis contains the following coding sequences:
- a CDS encoding aspartate-semialdehyde dehydrogenase, with the protein MPENRINLAILGATGAVGREMLKIVHQLKIPYNTLRLLASSSSSGSYLEYEGKRFQVEEVSSKSFKDIDICLASAGSAISKIWAPIARENGVVFIDNSSAFRLDDDVPLVVPEVNALSLHNHQLIIGNPNCSTIQLVQVLHPLHVAFNLKRVIVSTYQAVSGAGKKGILELENQLKAQVEGIPLEILHFPYQIAGNVIPQIDVFNDNGYTGEEMKIIQETRKILSNPGLALTATAVRVPVVYGHSESVQIQFQKSVTPDQVREILNNTPNLQIMDNPGINLYPTALDSEDNDNTLVGRIRQDLLGDDWISLWIVSNNLRKGAALNAVQIADYMIKNKLL; encoded by the coding sequence TGCTACTGGAGCTGTGGGCAGAGAGATGCTCAAAATAGTTCATCAATTGAAGATCCCATATAATACATTACGGTTATTAGCGAGTTCTTCTTCTTCTGGTTCATATCTTGAATATGAAGGTAAAAGATTTCAAGTTGAGGAAGTAAGTTCTAAAAGTTTTAAAGATATTGATATTTGCCTGGCGAGTGCTGGATCTGCAATAAGTAAAATCTGGGCTCCAATCGCACGAGAAAACGGTGTAGTATTCATTGATAACAGCAGTGCCTTTCGCCTGGATGATGATGTTCCGCTGGTTGTTCCAGAAGTTAATGCTCTATCGTTGCACAATCATCAGCTGATCATCGGCAATCCTAATTGCTCTACTATTCAGCTAGTGCAGGTTTTGCATCCCCTTCATGTTGCTTTCAATCTCAAAAGAGTGATAGTGAGTACTTATCAGGCTGTTTCAGGTGCCGGGAAAAAGGGAATTCTGGAATTAGAAAATCAATTGAAAGCACAGGTAGAAGGTATTCCTTTGGAGATTTTACATTTTCCCTACCAGATAGCAGGAAATGTGATTCCTCAAATTGATGTGTTTAATGACAATGGTTATACCGGAGAGGAGATGAAGATAATCCAGGAAACCAGGAAGATATTATCAAATCCTGGTTTAGCTCTTACAGCTACTGCTGTAAGAGTACCAGTGGTTTATGGGCATTCAGAGTCTGTCCAGATTCAATTTCAGAAGTCAGTTACTCCCGATCAGGTGCGCGAAATACTAAATAATACTCCAAATCTACAGATCATGGATAATCCTGGCATTAACCTCTACCCCACTGCACTCGATTCAGAAGATAATGATAATACTCTTGTGGGACGAATTAGACAGGATTTATTAGGAGATGACTGGATAAGTTTATGGATAGTATCAAATAATCTTCGAAAGGGTGCTGCTCTTAATGCTGTTCAAATTGCCGATTACATGATAAAAAACAAACTATTATGA
- a CDS encoding aspartate kinase, which yields MKISVLKFGGSSLQTKDIRQKVINIIKSRLDNYFFPVIIVSALGRRGDNYSTDTLLNILPEKSSDRHKALISSCGEIIAATLLAEELIREGLQAIAITGWQAGILTSNSYNKAEVENINIANILDKIEQKRIPVICGFQGINSTGEITTLGRGGSDTTAALIARALEATQLELFKDVEGLYTADPHIVKDAQIIKVLDYSEISELSGNGAQIVHTPAISQLSDRKIPLLLGKTWTGKHGTCIQPCTRNKPVTAVTSKSDLSLVKIKTTSDLHLSKIFSAFSDSEISLDFICVAQGNVSFVIEEEISKFAASLLKKNNVKSNIQSGFCKVTVTGSFMTGQPGVMAKLIKNLEAEDVMIEMASDSYSTISCLICQLDENKALNIIHSAFNLQEG from the coding sequence ATGAAGATATCAGTTCTCAAATTTGGCGGGAGTTCTCTGCAAACAAAAGATATTAGACAGAAAGTGATTAATATTATCAAATCTCGTCTGGATAATTATTTCTTCCCGGTGATCATAGTTTCTGCTCTGGGAAGGAGAGGAGACAATTATTCAACTGATACTCTTCTTAATATTCTTCCGGAAAAAAGCAGTGACAGGCACAAAGCATTGATCTCTTCATGCGGTGAGATCATTGCTGCCACTTTGCTCGCAGAGGAATTGATAAGAGAAGGGCTCCAAGCAATAGCAATCACTGGTTGGCAAGCAGGTATTCTCACAAGCAATTCTTATAATAAGGCAGAAGTAGAAAATATCAATATTGCCAATATATTAGATAAAATAGAACAAAAAAGGATTCCTGTTATTTGTGGTTTCCAGGGTATTAATTCAACCGGAGAAATTACTACATTGGGCAGAGGGGGAAGTGATACTACTGCAGCACTGATAGCACGAGCTCTTGAAGCCACTCAACTGGAATTATTCAAAGATGTTGAAGGCTTATATACTGCTGATCCACATATCGTCAAAGATGCTCAAATAATCAAAGTTCTTGATTATTCGGAGATTTCTGAATTATCAGGTAATGGAGCTCAGATTGTACATACCCCGGCAATAAGTCAGTTATCTGATCGGAAAATTCCTCTTTTATTAGGCAAAACCTGGACTGGCAAGCATGGTACATGCATTCAGCCCTGTACAAGAAACAAACCTGTAACAGCAGTAACTTCAAAATCTGATCTTTCTCTGGTTAAAATAAAAACTACTTCCGATTTACATTTGAGTAAGATATTTTCTGCTTTTTCTGATTCAGAAATTAGTTTGGATTTTATTTGTGTAGCTCAAGGAAATGTCTCATTTGTAATTGAAGAAGAAATAAGTAAATTTGCTGCTTCTCTGCTTAAAAAGAATAATGTTAAAAGCAATATACAGAGTGGATTTTGTAAAGTGACTGTTACTGGATCCTTTATGACAGGACAACCGGGAGTTATGGCAAAACTAATAAAAAACCTGGAAGCCGAAGATGTGATGATTGAAATGGCTTCCGATTCATATTCAACAATTTCATGTTTGATATGCCAGTTAGACGAGAACAAGGCTTTAAATATTATTCATAGTGCATTTAATTTACAGGAGGGATGA